The Streptomyces sp. P9-A4 genome contains a region encoding:
- a CDS encoding enoyl-CoA hydratase/isomerase family protein — protein MPTGTADVLLRTEGRAGFITLNRPRAINALTHPMVLAVDAALTRWEHDPDIGTVVIEGAGERGLCAGGDIRAIHDDARAGGSASRAFWRDEYRLNARIARYPKPYVALMDGIVMGGGVGVSAHGSVRVVTERSRVAMPETGIGFVPDVGGTRLLGRAPGELGTHLALTGGLVGAADAILTGLADHFVPAAELPDLVRDLARLPAEEAVARHTATVPAGVLAEQREWIDACYRAETVEEVIERLFDTGAPAAKEAATTLLTKSPTALKATLATLRRSRALTTLEEVLDLEFRASCAALATPDLVEGIRAQVVDKDRDPHWTPATLAEVTDEDVARYFAAPAEGDLGLEAARDGGAAGDPV, from the coding sequence GTGCCGACCGGAACCGCCGACGTACTCCTGCGGACGGAGGGCCGGGCCGGATTCATCACCCTGAACCGCCCCCGCGCCATCAACGCGCTCACCCACCCCATGGTCCTCGCCGTCGACGCGGCCCTGACCCGGTGGGAGCACGACCCGGACATCGGCACCGTCGTCATCGAGGGCGCGGGGGAACGCGGCCTCTGCGCCGGCGGCGACATCCGCGCCATCCACGACGACGCCCGCGCCGGCGGCTCCGCCTCGCGCGCCTTCTGGCGCGACGAGTACCGGCTCAACGCCCGAATCGCCCGCTACCCCAAGCCCTATGTCGCCCTCATGGACGGCATCGTCATGGGCGGCGGCGTCGGCGTCTCCGCGCACGGCTCCGTCCGCGTCGTCACCGAACGCTCCCGGGTCGCCATGCCCGAGACCGGCATCGGCTTCGTCCCCGACGTCGGCGGCACCCGCCTCCTCGGCCGCGCCCCCGGCGAACTCGGCACCCATCTCGCCCTCACCGGCGGCCTCGTCGGCGCCGCCGACGCGATCCTCACCGGCCTCGCCGACCACTTCGTCCCCGCCGCCGAACTGCCCGACCTGGTCCGGGACCTGGCCCGCCTCCCCGCCGAGGAGGCCGTCGCCCGGCACACCGCGACGGTCCCGGCAGGCGTGCTCGCCGAGCAGCGGGAGTGGATCGACGCCTGCTACCGGGCCGAGACCGTCGAGGAGGTGATCGAGCGCCTCTTCGACACCGGCGCCCCCGCCGCCAAGGAGGCGGCCACCACCCTCCTCACCAAGTCCCCGACCGCCCTCAAGGCCACCCTGGCGACCCTCCGCAGGTCCCGCGCCCTCACCACCCTCGAAGAGGTCCTCGACCTGGAGTTCCGGGCCTCCTGCGCCGCCCTCGCCACCCCCGACCTCGTCGAGGGCATCCGCGCCCAGGTCGTCGACAAGGACCGCGACCCCCACTGGACCCCGGCCACCCTCGCCGAGGTCACGGACGAGGACGTCGCCCGCTACTTCGCCGCACCGGCCGAGGGCGACCTCGGCCTCGAAGCCGC
- a CDS encoding GNAT family N-acetyltransferase: MPVPVLLTGRSVRLEPLAMRHAEALARAGGADRSAYAFTPVPDGFPSALDYIGRALADQAAGRSLPFALISTADERVIGSTRFLELDYWRGPLVWPPVPGMPHGDPLTAVPDAAEIGNTWIAGDARGTGINTEAKFLMLRHAFEAWGVRRITLRADARNTRSRIAIERLGASCEGVRRAHSRGLDGAVRDTAFYSILDEEWPTVRDIIELRLSTPRQVRVPQDLLPA, from the coding sequence GTGCCAGTACCTGTTCTCCTGACCGGGCGCTCCGTGCGCCTGGAGCCGCTGGCGATGCGGCACGCCGAAGCCCTCGCCCGGGCCGGCGGGGCGGACCGATCGGCCTACGCCTTCACCCCCGTACCCGACGGCTTCCCATCGGCCCTCGACTACATCGGCCGCGCCCTCGCCGATCAGGCGGCAGGACGTTCCCTGCCCTTCGCCCTGATCAGTACGGCCGACGAACGAGTCATCGGCTCGACCCGGTTCCTCGAACTCGACTACTGGAGGGGCCCGCTGGTCTGGCCGCCCGTCCCCGGTATGCCCCACGGCGATCCCCTGACCGCCGTGCCGGACGCCGCCGAGATCGGCAACACCTGGATCGCCGGCGACGCCCGGGGCACCGGCATCAACACAGAGGCCAAATTCCTCATGCTCCGGCACGCCTTCGAAGCCTGGGGCGTCCGCCGCATCACCCTGCGCGCCGACGCCCGGAACACCCGCTCCAGAATCGCGATCGAGCGCCTCGGAGCCAGCTGCGAAGGCGTTCGCCGCGCCCACTCCCGAGGGCTCGACGGAGCCGTCCGCGACACGGCCTTCTACTCGATCCTCGACGAGGAATGGCCCACGGTCAGGGACATCATCGAACTCCGTCTGTCCACCCCCCGCCAGGTGCGCGTCCCGCAGGACCTGCTCCCGGCCTGA
- a CDS encoding ribonuclease H family protein: MVEKIIAACDGASKGNPGPAAWAWVIGRADGAIDRWEAGPLGRATNNVAELTALERLLETLDPAVPVEVRMDSQYAMKAVTTWLPGWRRKGWKTSSGSPVANKELVVRIDALLTGRNVDFVYVPAHQVDGDPLNDAADRAASHTARTQEATGSDAGAPLPPPEAPTRASAPRTRSSAPSGSTGGSATGSSGGAQGGSSARRTRPSGATLKARFSGRCRCGKAYDKGETIAKNPDGWGHPTCV, translated from the coding sequence ATGGTGGAAAAGATCATCGCGGCGTGCGACGGCGCGTCGAAGGGAAACCCCGGCCCCGCGGCCTGGGCATGGGTCATCGGCCGGGCCGACGGAGCGATCGACCGCTGGGAGGCGGGCCCGCTCGGCCGGGCGACCAACAACGTGGCCGAACTCACGGCCCTGGAACGGCTGCTCGAAACACTCGACCCGGCGGTGCCCGTCGAGGTCCGCATGGACTCCCAGTACGCCATGAAGGCCGTCACGACCTGGCTGCCCGGCTGGCGCCGCAAGGGCTGGAAGACCTCCTCCGGCAGCCCCGTCGCCAACAAGGAACTCGTCGTCCGCATCGACGCCCTCCTCACCGGCCGGAACGTCGACTTCGTCTACGTACCCGCGCACCAGGTCGACGGCGACCCCCTCAACGACGCCGCCGACCGCGCGGCCAGCCACACCGCCCGTACCCAGGAGGCCACCGGCTCCGACGCCGGGGCGCCGCTGCCGCCCCCGGAAGCGCCGACACGCGCCTCCGCGCCCCGCACGCGCTCCTCCGCGCCGTCCGGTTCGACGGGCGGCTCCGCCACGGGTTCCTCCGGGGGCGCTCAGGGCGGTTCGTCCGCCCGCCGGACACGCCCGTCGGGTGCCACGCTCAAGGCCAGATTCTCGGGCCGCTGCCGCTGCGGCAAGGCCTACGACAAGGGCGAGACCATCGCGAAGAACCCCGACGGCTGGGGCCATCCCACCTGCGTCTGA
- a CDS encoding phosphatase domain-containing protein, with the protein MPVVHLMTGLPASGKTTAARALQAAAEGRVRRVNLDDLRAMLDIPSADRGRSHGHEQTVLGIQDAAVRAAVDGGFDVVVDNTHLTPHIPKRLKAAVGGLATFAVHDFTAVPVDECVRRDAARERPVGEDIIRILADKHAKATRNGWRLTADWLNDRPSVGEPYVPDPSLPTAVMCDIDGTLALRVDRGPYDFTRCDRDLLNVSVRDALRAFRHTERDRIVLLSGRSEDHRALTEGWLARHEVPYDELWMRASGDGRGDDLVKAELFDAHVRHRYAVRVSLDDRDRVVALWRRMGLPTWQVNYGAF; encoded by the coding sequence GTGCCCGTCGTCCACCTCATGACCGGTCTTCCCGCCTCCGGGAAGACCACGGCCGCCCGCGCCCTCCAGGCCGCCGCCGAGGGGCGCGTCCGCCGCGTCAACCTCGACGACCTGCGCGCCATGCTCGACATCCCCTCGGCCGACCGGGGACGGTCCCACGGGCACGAGCAGACCGTGCTCGGCATCCAGGACGCCGCCGTCCGCGCCGCCGTCGACGGCGGATTCGACGTCGTCGTCGACAACACCCACCTCACCCCGCACATCCCGAAGCGCCTGAAGGCCGCCGTGGGCGGCCTCGCCACCTTCGCCGTCCACGACTTCACCGCCGTGCCCGTCGACGAGTGCGTCCGCCGCGACGCCGCCCGCGAGCGGCCGGTCGGCGAGGACATCATCCGGATCCTGGCCGACAAGCACGCCAAGGCCACCCGGAACGGCTGGCGGCTCACCGCGGACTGGCTCAACGACCGCCCCTCCGTGGGGGAGCCCTACGTCCCCGACCCGAGCCTCCCCACGGCCGTCATGTGCGACATCGACGGCACCCTCGCCCTGCGCGTCGACCGCGGCCCGTACGACTTCACCCGCTGCGACCGCGACCTGCTCAACGTCTCCGTGCGCGACGCCCTGCGGGCCTTCCGGCACACCGAACGGGACCGGATCGTCCTGCTGTCCGGCCGGAGCGAGGACCACCGGGCCCTCACCGAGGGCTGGCTCGCCCGCCACGAGGTGCCGTACGACGAGCTGTGGATGCGCGCCTCCGGCGACGGCCGCGGCGACGACCTCGTGAAGGCCGAGCTCTTCGACGCCCACGTCCGCCACCGGTACGCCGTCCGCGTCTCGCTCGACGACCGCGACCGGGTCGTCGCCCTCTGGCGCCGGATGGGCCTGCCCACCTGGCAGGTCAACTACGGGGCCTTCTGA
- a CDS encoding RNA ligase codes for MSQATLTLHDLMPSDELSAALADGHITRKRHPELPLSIYTYTRACQYAQHWNRATTRCRGLVADDTTGRIVALPLPKFFNVSEHSGGRPYAPPLPDEPFEVYDKVDGSLAVVFHYDGRWRAASKGSFTSVQATWAQRRLDAADTTGLTPGVTYLAEILHPGNRIVVDYGDRRDLVLLAVFAADGTETPLTEAAAGWHPLGSVVRTWPATSVADLVALTESNTLPGGRRATGTDAEGFVLRFASGLRAKAKLAEYVRLHKVLTGVTERDIWRCHGIQRFAALPAAEVAKGIGCAVTEVEADGGKPLDALLEQVPDEFDAWVREVTARLEAAAVDRERAVEEAYARLAHLAADRGAFARAAAALPDRGLRAAVFLRLDGRPTDLLVWRGLRPEASDPFAHDQEN; via the coding sequence ATGAGCCAGGCGACCCTGACTCTGCACGACCTGATGCCGTCCGACGAGCTCTCCGCCGCACTCGCCGACGGGCACATCACACGCAAGCGCCATCCCGAGCTGCCGCTGTCGATCTACACGTACACGCGCGCGTGCCAGTACGCCCAGCACTGGAACCGGGCCACCACGCGCTGCCGGGGCCTCGTGGCCGACGACACCACCGGCCGGATCGTCGCGCTCCCCCTCCCCAAGTTCTTCAACGTCTCCGAACACTCCGGTGGCCGCCCCTACGCACCGCCGCTGCCCGATGAGCCCTTCGAGGTCTACGACAAGGTCGACGGCAGCCTCGCCGTGGTCTTCCACTACGACGGCCGCTGGCGCGCCGCCTCCAAGGGCTCCTTCACCAGCGTCCAGGCGACCTGGGCGCAGCGCCGTCTCGACGCCGCCGACACCACCGGACTGACCCCCGGTGTGACGTACCTCGCGGAGATCCTCCACCCGGGCAACCGCATCGTCGTGGACTACGGCGACCGCCGCGACCTCGTCCTGCTCGCCGTCTTCGCCGCCGACGGCACCGAGACCCCGCTCACCGAGGCCGCCGCGGGCTGGCACCCCCTCGGCTCCGTGGTGCGCACCTGGCCGGCCACGAGCGTCGCCGACCTCGTCGCCCTCACCGAGTCCAACACCCTGCCCGGCGGCCGACGGGCCACCGGCACCGACGCCGAGGGCTTCGTGCTGCGCTTCGCCTCCGGCCTGCGGGCCAAGGCCAAGCTCGCCGAGTACGTACGCCTCCACAAGGTGCTCACCGGTGTCACCGAGCGGGACATCTGGCGCTGCCACGGCATCCAGCGCTTCGCCGCCCTGCCCGCCGCCGAGGTGGCCAAGGGGATCGGCTGCGCCGTCACCGAGGTCGAGGCGGACGGAGGCAAGCCCCTCGACGCCCTCCTCGAGCAGGTGCCCGACGAGTTCGACGCCTGGGTGCGCGAGGTGACCGCCCGCCTCGAAGCGGCGGCCGTCGACCGCGAGCGGGCCGTCGAAGAGGCCTACGCGCGTCTCGCCCACCTCGCCGCCGACCGGGGCGCCTTCGCGCGCGCCGCCGCGGCCCTGCCCGACCGGGGCCTGCGCGCCGCCGTCTTCCTGCGCCTCGACGGCCGCCCCACCGACCTCCTCGTCTGGCGCGGGCTGCGCCCCGAGGCCTCGGACCCCTTCGCCCACGACCAGGAGAACTGA
- a CDS encoding dienelactone hydrolase family protein, whose product MAEVLLFHHALGLTEGVHAFAEELRRGGHTVHVPDLYEGRTFTDLEAGAGHAQEIGFGTLVARGERAAEGLPGALVHAGFSLGVLPAQKLAQTRAGSLGALLIGACVPVEEFGSAWPEGVPVQVHAMDADPFFVDEGDLTAARALVAGAADRELFLYPGSAHLFAEAGAPSHVPEATALCVERVLCFLDGVRG is encoded by the coding sequence ATGGCTGAGGTTCTGCTCTTCCACCACGCGCTCGGTCTGACGGAGGGCGTCCACGCCTTCGCCGAGGAGCTGCGCCGGGGCGGACACACGGTGCACGTGCCCGACCTGTACGAGGGACGGACCTTCACCGACCTGGAGGCGGGCGCCGGCCACGCCCAGGAGATCGGTTTCGGGACGCTCGTGGCGCGCGGTGAGCGCGCCGCCGAGGGGCTGCCCGGGGCGCTCGTCCACGCCGGGTTCTCGCTGGGCGTGCTGCCCGCGCAGAAGCTGGCCCAGACCCGGGCCGGGTCCCTCGGCGCCCTGCTCATCGGCGCCTGCGTTCCGGTGGAGGAGTTCGGCTCGGCGTGGCCGGAGGGCGTGCCCGTCCAGGTGCACGCCATGGACGCGGATCCGTTCTTCGTCGACGAGGGCGATCTGACGGCGGCCCGCGCGCTGGTCGCGGGCGCGGCGGACCGGGAGCTGTTCCTGTACCCGGGGAGCGCGCACCTGTTCGCGGAGGCCGGCGCGCCCTCTCACGTACCGGAGGCGACCGCGCTCTGTGTCGAGCGGGTGCTGTGCTTCCTGGACGGTGTGCGGGGCTGA